CGAGAGCCTGAAGTGGTCCAGGGCGAGGGCGAGCTGGGCCTGGTAGAAGCCGCCGTGATGGTAGGCGGCCATGTCCTCGGGCGAGATCAGCGGGTTCTCGGCGGCCGCGTTGATCTCCACGTCCAGCACCTTCTCCAGCGCGTCGGCGGCGTCGTGCGCCGGGCCGTGGATCTGGGGCAGGCAGCGGAAGCCGTACGGGTCCTGGATACGGCCCAGGGGCGGGGTGGGCCGGTCCGCGGCGCCGATCAGCAGCCGCATGCGGCGGGCCACTTCGGCGCTGCCGCGGTGCGGGCGGGCGGCGTGCACGGGGGCGGCGTAGGCCTCGTGCGAGCCGTCCACGGCCAGCAGCGACAGCGCGGCGACCACCTGGGTCGCCTCCACCAGGGCGCGCAGTTCGTGCAGGGCGAGCGCGGACTGGCCGAGGGTGAGGGCGTTGCTGCTGATGAAGGCCAGGGCGTCGTTGTTGTCGAGGGGCTGGGCCGCGGGGGCGCCGGAGCCGTCACCGGCCGGCCGCCACGGATGCTCCCCCGCCAGCGCCAGCCCCACCTGGGCCAGTGCGGCGATGTCCCCGGTGCCGACCGACCCGAACTCGTTGACGACCGGATGCGCCCCCTTCGCCAGCGCCTCGCACAGGGCCGTCACCACCGTCGGCCGCAGTCCCGCACCGCCGGCCAGCAGCTGGTTGGCGCGTACGGCGAGCATGGCCCGGACCTGCCGGGCGGGCAGCTCGTCCCCTATGGCGCCCGCGTGGCTGCGC
Above is a genomic segment from Streptomyces sp. SLBN-31 containing:
- a CDS encoding aromatic amino acid ammonia-lyase; the encoded protein is MTHTGLVVLDGIGLGVEDVVRLADGSARPVPGTDAMKRVTESWDAARRIAATGRVYGRSTGVGANRNEPVPTEAATGHGLRLLRSHAGAIGDELPARQVRAMLAVRANQLLAGGAGLRPTVVTALCEALAKGAHPVVNEFGSVGTGDIAALAQVGLALAGEHPWRPAGDGSGAPAAQPLDNNDALAFISSNALTLGQSALALHELRALVEATQVVAALSLLAVDGSHEAYAAPVHAARPHRGSAEVARRMRLLIGAADRPTPPLGRIQDPYGFRCLPQIHGPAHDAADALEKVLDVEINAAAENPLISPEDMAAYHHGGFYQAQLALALDHFRLSLMQVARLSTSRLSTLNELAFTRLRPFLADHEPAASGVMILEYAAGAALGDLRAFSAPASLGHAVLSRGVEEQASFASLAARQTLRACRAYRLVVGCELVAAVRALRQRDFRPDPELPVGRALRLAESVLAQDQADRPLTDDVTAAAATLDRFPGIWRGTES